In a genomic window of Mastacembelus armatus chromosome 3, fMasArm1.2, whole genome shotgun sequence:
- the mettl21e gene encoding methyltransferase like 21e, translating into METQQSKAKQADAAADADLAKAIMARRFHPSVIGPEAWEGYIFSDLEIRIKESTDLYGAVLWPSAMVLCHFLETNRDRYNLTDKNVIELGAGTGLVTIVSSLLGAKVTSTDLPEVLGNLQYNVMCNTKGRCKYIPLVTELTWGQQVEQRFPSATHCFDYILAADVVYAHPYLDELMYTFDHLCQDNTKIFWAMRFRLDPENSFVDRFRQHFHLEELYDLPSLSIKLYQAWRKDKKCTDQGEAAA; encoded by the exons ATGGAGACTCAGCAGTCTAAGGCCAAACAAGCAG ATGCTGCAGCGGATGCAGATTTAGCCAAAGCCATAATGGCTCGACGATTCCACCCCTCTGTCATTGGCCCGGAGGCCTGGGAGGGATACATCTTTTCTGATCTGGAAATCCGTATCAAAGAGTCCACAGACCTCTATGGAGCAGTACTCTGGCCCTCG GCTATGGTGCTGTGTCATTTCTTAGAAACCAACAGAGACAGATACAACCTgacagacaaaaatgtgattGAACTCGGTGCAGGCACTGGGCTCGTCACCATCGTATCCAGCCTGTTAG GTGCTAAGGTGACCTCCACTGACCTACCAGAGGTGTTGGGGAATCTCCAGTACAATGTTATGTGCAACACCAAGGGACGATGCAAGTACATCCCTCTG GTCACTGAGCTCACCTGGGGTCAACAGGTGGAACAGCGTTTCCCAAGTGCCACACATTGCTTTGACTACATCCTGGCAGCTGACGTGGTGTATGCTCACCCTTACCTGGACGAACTTATGTACACCTTTGACCATCTGTGCCAGGACAACACAAAGATTTTCTGGGCTATGCGTTTCCGTCTGGACCCAGAGAACAGCTTTGTTGATCGCTTCcggcagcattttcacttagAAGAGCTCTACGACCTCCCAAGTCTGAGTATCAAACTGTATCAAGCTTGGAGAAAAGACAAGAAGTGCACGGACCAAGGAGAGGCTGCTGCCTGA
- the mettl21ca gene encoding protein-lysine methyltransferase METTL21C isoform X3 gives MRSEEYEDGEEKEEEMDEADEEDRGQTALQRDRAPVFVPSIFSSFTKDIYHYVGQDIVIHESIDSYGAVMWPAAVALCSFLDNNREKVNLQGKMVLELGAGTGLVAIVASLLGASVTATDLPEVLSNLQANVMRNTRGRCRYQPQVAALSWDYDLESIYPSSVYKYSYVLAADVVYHHDFLGELLATMKHFCKPGTTLIWANKIRLESDLTFIENFKKAFHTSLLSEDGDMKIFMATCRE, from the exons ATGAGAAGTGAAGAGTATGAGGATggtgaggagaaggaggaagaaatgGATGAAGCAGATGAAGAGGACAGAG GACAGACAGCTCTACAACGGGACAGAGCACCTGTGTTTGTTCCCAGCATCTTTAGCAGCTTTACTAAAGATATCTACCATTATGTAGGGCAGGACATTGTCATTCATGAATCCATAGACTCCTATGGAGCAGTCATGTGGCCAGCA GCAGTGGCTCTGTGCTCCTTCTTGGACAACAACAGAGAGAAGGTGAACCTGCAGGGGAAGATGGTGCTGGAGCTGGGAGCAGGAACAGGACTGGTAGCCATCGTGGCCAGTCTGCTGG GAGCTTCAGTCACAGCCACAGACCTGCCAGAGGTGTTGAGTAACCTCCAGGCCAATGTGATGAGGAACACCAGGGGGCGATGCAGGTACCAGCCCCAGGTGGCAGCTCTGTCTTGGGACTATGACCTGGAAAGCATCTACCCTTCGTCGGTCTACAAGTACAGTTACGTGCTGGCAGCTGATGTGGTCTATCATCACGACTTCTTAGGTGAGCTCCTGGCCACCATGAAGCATTTCTGCAAACCAGGAACAACTTTGATCTGGGCCAACAAGATCAGGCTTGAATCTGACCTGACTTTTattgaaaactttaaaaaagcCTTTCATACAAGTTTACTGTCTGAAGATGGAGACATGAAGATATTCATGGCAACATGCAGGGAGTGA
- the mettl21ca gene encoding protein-lysine methyltransferase METTL21C isoform X2, which translates to MSPDAFVCSCQLSSEKKPAGAARLATGQTALQRDRAPVFVPSIFSSFTKDIYHYVGQDIVIHESIDSYGAVMWPAAVALCSFLDNNREKVNLQGKMVLELGAGTGLVAIVASLLGASVTATDLPEVLSNLQANVMRNTRGRCRYQPQVAALSWDYDLESIYPSSVYKYSYVLAADVVYHHDFLGELLATMKHFCKPGTTLIWANKIRLESDLTFIENFKKAFHTSLLSEDGDMKIFMATCRE; encoded by the exons ATGTCCCCAGATGCATTCGTTTGCTCTTGTCAGCtttcttcagaaaaaaaaccagCAGGAGCAGCTAGGTTAGCCACAG GACAGACAGCTCTACAACGGGACAGAGCACCTGTGTTTGTTCCCAGCATCTTTAGCAGCTTTACTAAAGATATCTACCATTATGTAGGGCAGGACATTGTCATTCATGAATCCATAGACTCCTATGGAGCAGTCATGTGGCCAGCA GCAGTGGCTCTGTGCTCCTTCTTGGACAACAACAGAGAGAAGGTGAACCTGCAGGGGAAGATGGTGCTGGAGCTGGGAGCAGGAACAGGACTGGTAGCCATCGTGGCCAGTCTGCTGG GAGCTTCAGTCACAGCCACAGACCTGCCAGAGGTGTTGAGTAACCTCCAGGCCAATGTGATGAGGAACACCAGGGGGCGATGCAGGTACCAGCCCCAGGTGGCAGCTCTGTCTTGGGACTATGACCTGGAAAGCATCTACCCTTCGTCGGTCTACAAGTACAGTTACGTGCTGGCAGCTGATGTGGTCTATCATCACGACTTCTTAGGTGAGCTCCTGGCCACCATGAAGCATTTCTGCAAACCAGGAACAACTTTGATCTGGGCCAACAAGATCAGGCTTGAATCTGACCTGACTTTTattgaaaactttaaaaaagcCTTTCATACAAGTTTACTGTCTGAAGATGGAGACATGAAGATATTCATGGCAACATGCAGGGAGTGA
- the mettl21ca gene encoding protein-lysine methyltransferase METTL21C isoform X1, which yields MSPDAFVCSCQLSSEKKPAGAARLATAFYIDTLSINCVEETSFMRSEEYEDGEEKEEEMDEADEEDRGQTALQRDRAPVFVPSIFSSFTKDIYHYVGQDIVIHESIDSYGAVMWPAAVALCSFLDNNREKVNLQGKMVLELGAGTGLVAIVASLLGASVTATDLPEVLSNLQANVMRNTRGRCRYQPQVAALSWDYDLESIYPSSVYKYSYVLAADVVYHHDFLGELLATMKHFCKPGTTLIWANKIRLESDLTFIENFKKAFHTSLLSEDGDMKIFMATCRE from the exons ATGTCCCCAGATGCATTCGTTTGCTCTTGTCAGCtttcttcagaaaaaaaaccagCAGGAGCAGCTAGGTTAGCCACAG CATTTTATATAGATACTTTGTCCATAAATTGTGTGGAGGAAACCAGCTTCATGAGAAGTGAAGAGTATGAGGATggtgaggagaaggaggaagaaatgGATGAAGCAGATGAAGAGGACAGAG GACAGACAGCTCTACAACGGGACAGAGCACCTGTGTTTGTTCCCAGCATCTTTAGCAGCTTTACTAAAGATATCTACCATTATGTAGGGCAGGACATTGTCATTCATGAATCCATAGACTCCTATGGAGCAGTCATGTGGCCAGCA GCAGTGGCTCTGTGCTCCTTCTTGGACAACAACAGAGAGAAGGTGAACCTGCAGGGGAAGATGGTGCTGGAGCTGGGAGCAGGAACAGGACTGGTAGCCATCGTGGCCAGTCTGCTGG GAGCTTCAGTCACAGCCACAGACCTGCCAGAGGTGTTGAGTAACCTCCAGGCCAATGTGATGAGGAACACCAGGGGGCGATGCAGGTACCAGCCCCAGGTGGCAGCTCTGTCTTGGGACTATGACCTGGAAAGCATCTACCCTTCGTCGGTCTACAAGTACAGTTACGTGCTGGCAGCTGATGTGGTCTATCATCACGACTTCTTAGGTGAGCTCCTGGCCACCATGAAGCATTTCTGCAAACCAGGAACAACTTTGATCTGGGCCAACAAGATCAGGCTTGAATCTGACCTGACTTTTattgaaaactttaaaaaagcCTTTCATACAAGTTTACTGTCTGAAGATGGAGACATGAAGATATTCATGGCAACATGCAGGGAGTGA